A single region of the Deltaproteobacteria bacterium genome encodes:
- a CDS encoding DUF2066 domain-containing protein has product MKRFDHIATLLLLAMFLFPLSSYAVLGQKSLPTSLIASGTSPLANGDVAEARKLALDEALRAAVEQSLAWLLPPQRIVHYFPLLQENLLARPMNYVQDYQIISEDQHAGLYRVTVQTTLYTEALERDLRQMGLLLADSDRPRVLLVIAERAGSQDSWHWWWKYPPEAGGKLLLRELSQGPLYQQAVLPMEQAVNLAKAAGAQLVVLGKAELQEGSTGRPQVVSADLQALRTDDGALLSQITTSIEVSADSSNAEPSSGLTILAERVAPGLSKALLAPFVARTRTSAGLTVKVVGLRIYGDLITIKQHLEKMSGVKRISKVLLKPREGSVSLQYAGTSEELAHILSDLDFGAFSTRVLSSTEDTITLAISDNR; this is encoded by the coding sequence ATGAAGAGATTTGACCATATAGCAACTTTGCTACTTCTGGCCATGTTCTTGTTTCCTCTTTCTTCCTATGCGGTCTTGGGGCAGAAAAGCCTGCCAACCTCTCTCATTGCCTCGGGCACCAGCCCCCTGGCGAATGGGGATGTGGCGGAAGCTAGAAAACTAGCTCTCGATGAAGCCTTGCGAGCCGCTGTGGAGCAGTCATTGGCCTGGCTCCTGCCACCTCAACGAATAGTTCACTATTTTCCACTGCTGCAGGAAAACCTCCTGGCTAGGCCAATGAATTATGTACAAGACTATCAGATAATATCTGAAGATCAGCATGCAGGGCTTTACAGGGTTACAGTGCAGACCACCCTGTACACTGAAGCGCTCGAGCGAGATCTGCGCCAGATGGGCCTGTTGTTGGCCGACAGCGACAGGCCCCGGGTGCTCCTTGTCATCGCTGAGCGAGCGGGATCGCAGGATTCCTGGCACTGGTGGTGGAAATATCCACCAGAGGCCGGGGGGAAATTGCTTCTGAGAGAACTATCGCAAGGTCCTCTTTATCAGCAAGCTGTTTTGCCAATGGAGCAAGCAGTGAACCTGGCCAAGGCAGCCGGGGCCCAACTGGTGGTGCTCGGCAAGGCGGAATTGCAGGAAGGGTCCACTGGCAGGCCGCAAGTCGTCAGTGCTGACCTGCAGGCGCTCCGTACTGATGATGGCGCTCTGCTCTCACAGATAACCACCTCAATAGAGGTCAGTGCTGATTCCAGTAACGCTGAGCCGTCTTCAGGCTTGACTATATTAGCGGAAAGGGTGGCCCCAGGTCTCAGCAAGGCCCTGCTGGCGCCATTCGTCGCTCGGACACGGACCTCAGCCGGCCTTACAGTCAAAGTTGTAGGTTTACGCATCTACGGAGATCTCATTACCATAAAACAGCACCTCGAAAAAATGTCCGGGGTCAAGCGCATCAGCAAAGTCCTCCTCAAACCCCGAGAGGGTTCTGTTTCGCTGCAATATGCTGGTACCAGTGAAGAGTTGGCACACATCCTCAGCGACTTGGATTTCGGCGCTTTCTCCACAAGAGTTCTCTCCAGCACTGAGGACACCATCACCCTGGCTATCTCTGACAACAGGTGA
- the pgsA gene encoding CDP-diacylglycerol--glycerol-3-phosphate 3-phosphatidyltransferase, whose product MTVPNLLTLVRILLTPLLVILLLEHRLIEALVVFGMAGLTDGLDGLIARLYRQKSRLGAFLDPMADKLLISSTYVILAYQRLLPKWLSVIVLSRDVLIVLGFLVLFMQNLKIEIKPSLSSKLTTCAQIVTVIVAMGSAIASPHPLLRDILFYFTAVCTVVSWTQYMVRGVRLMQEAGNDSNQS is encoded by the coding sequence ATGACCGTTCCCAATCTTCTCACCCTGGTTCGCATTCTCCTCACCCCACTGCTAGTGATTCTTCTCCTCGAACATCGCCTCATCGAAGCACTGGTGGTTTTTGGCATGGCCGGTCTCACCGATGGCCTAGACGGCCTCATTGCTCGGCTGTATCGCCAGAAGTCAAGACTGGGAGCCTTTTTGGATCCTATGGCAGACAAACTGTTAATCAGCTCCACCTATGTAATACTTGCCTATCAACGGCTGCTGCCTAAATGGCTTTCCGTAATAGTACTCAGCCGAGATGTTCTGATTGTCCTCGGGTTTTTGGTGCTTTTCATGCAAAACCTCAAAATTGAAATCAAACCCTCCCTCTCAAGCAAGTTGACTACCTGCGCTCAAATCGTCACTGTCATTGTAGCCATGGGATCAGCCATTGCCTCACCACATCCTTTGCTCAGAGATATCCTCTTCTATTTCACCGCAGTCTGTACGGTTGTTTCCTGGACTCAATACATGGTAAGAGGCGTGCGCCTCATGCAAGAGGCAGGCAATGACAGCAATCAATCTTAG
- the thrS gene encoding threonine--tRNA ligase, whose translation MSNIRVTLKDNGSQMLPRGTTVAEALERLVGTRNARFIAGKIDGQPCDLNHELDRDCVIEPIERGSKEALDILRHSASHVMAQAVQSLYPGTKITIGPAIENGFYYDFDCPQPIRSDDLPRIEEKMAEIIKQALPIKRRELDLDEAIRLFRDRQEPYKVELLEEINEPRISIYQQGEWLDLCRGPHLPSTAHVPAFKLTGVAGAYWRGDERNPMLQRVYGTAFFSQKELRQYLRLLEEARKRDHRKLGRELDLFSISDEVGPGLIIFHPKGALLRHILETFEKEAHLRRGYQLAIGPQLLKTELWKQSGHFDHYRENMYFTEVEGQSYGIKPMNCLAHMLIYKSRIRSYRDLPIRYFEMGIVHRHERSGVLHGLTRVRQFTQDDAHILCTPAQLNDEIKGIMDFALDFMDLFGFEYEMEISTRPEKSIGTDEDWQRAIAALEKALVEKGAAYEVCQGEGAFYGPKIDVKLKDALGRRWQCATIQCDFTLPERFDLSYVGPDGDKHRPVMLHRVLLGSIERFLGILIEHFAGAFPTWLAPVQAIILTVTDRHLPYADKVYRHLLDAGIRVEKDIRNEKLGYKIREAQLQKIPYMLVVGDREVEAGGVTPRRRDGKNLQLMDLEQFVNIIMEDTAVTDKFLRTAS comes from the coding sequence ATGAGCAACATACGAGTTACCCTCAAAGACAACGGTAGTCAGATGCTGCCGAGGGGCACCACTGTGGCCGAGGCCCTTGAACGGCTTGTCGGAACCCGCAATGCCCGATTCATTGCCGGCAAAATTGATGGCCAGCCTTGCGATCTGAATCATGAACTGGACAGAGATTGTGTTATCGAACCTATCGAGCGTGGCAGCAAAGAAGCGTTGGATATCCTGCGCCACAGCGCCTCTCATGTGATGGCCCAGGCAGTTCAGAGCCTCTATCCCGGCACCAAGATCACCATCGGCCCCGCCATCGAGAACGGCTTTTACTATGACTTCGATTGCCCCCAACCCATCCGCTCGGATGATTTGCCGCGGATCGAAGAGAAGATGGCCGAGATCATCAAACAGGCGCTGCCCATCAAGCGGCGTGAACTCGATCTCGACGAGGCTATCAGATTGTTTCGCGACAGGCAGGAGCCATACAAAGTGGAGCTGCTCGAAGAAATAAATGAACCACGTATATCGATTTACCAACAAGGCGAATGGCTGGACCTTTGCCGCGGCCCTCACCTGCCGAGCACTGCCCATGTCCCTGCCTTCAAGCTCACCGGAGTGGCTGGCGCCTATTGGCGTGGAGACGAACGCAACCCCATGCTCCAGCGGGTCTATGGCACGGCCTTTTTCTCCCAGAAAGAGTTGCGGCAATATCTCCGTCTTCTCGAGGAGGCGCGCAAACGCGATCACCGCAAGCTTGGTCGCGAACTGGATTTATTCAGCATCAGTGACGAGGTCGGCCCAGGACTGATCATTTTTCACCCCAAAGGGGCTCTGCTCAGACATATCCTGGAAACATTCGAAAAAGAAGCCCATTTGCGGCGGGGCTACCAACTGGCCATTGGGCCCCAGCTGCTCAAAACTGAACTGTGGAAACAATCAGGACATTTCGATCACTACAGGGAAAACATGTACTTCACTGAAGTTGAAGGACAGTCCTACGGAATCAAGCCCATGAATTGCCTGGCGCATATGCTCATCTATAAGTCCAGGATACGTTCTTACCGCGATCTGCCTATCCGCTATTTTGAAATGGGTATTGTGCACCGGCACGAGAGATCAGGTGTCCTCCACGGGCTCACCCGCGTCAGGCAGTTCACTCAGGACGATGCCCACATTCTTTGCACGCCGGCACAGTTGAACGATGAAATCAAGGGCATTATGGATTTTGCCCTCGATTTCATGGATCTTTTTGGCTTCGAATATGAGATGGAGATCAGCACCCGGCCAGAAAAATCCATAGGCACAGATGAAGATTGGCAAAGAGCCATTGCCGCCCTGGAAAAAGCTCTTGTGGAAAAAGGAGCTGCCTATGAGGTTTGTCAGGGAGAGGGCGCCTTCTATGGCCCCAAGATCGACGTGAAGCTCAAAGACGCCCTGGGGCGGCGTTGGCAGTGTGCCACAATTCAGTGCGACTTCACTTTACCTGAACGGTTCGACCTTTCCTATGTCGGGCCAGATGGTGACAAGCATCGGCCGGTCATGCTGCACAGGGTGTTACTTGGCAGCATTGAACGGTTCCTGGGCATCCTGATCGAACATTTTGCCGGAGCTTTCCCAACCTGGCTTGCTCCAGTACAAGCGATCATTCTCACTGTGACAGACAGACATTTGCCGTACGCCGATAAGGTTTATCGTCACCTTCTGGATGCTGGCATTCGAGTAGAAAAAGATATCAGGAACGAAAAACTCGGCTATAAGATTCGGGAGGCCCAGCTGCAGAAAATACCTTACATGCTGGTCGTGGGAGATCGCGAAGTAGAGGCTGGCGGCGTTACTCCTAGAAGGAGAGATGGTAAGAACCTGCAACTCATGGACCTGGAACAGTTTGTGAATATAATCATGGAAGATACTGCAGTGACTGACAAGTTCCTGCGCACCGCAAGCTGA
- the infC gene encoding translation initiation factor IF-3: MIKQVNVNDKIRASQVRLIGPDGTQLGIVPLAEALERAAQEKLDLVEVAPKATPPVCKIMDYGKYKYQQSKKSQEAKKKQATVQVKEVKIRPKTEEHDYQFKLRHIKRFLAEKNKAKVTIMFRGREIAFSELGLKMLERIIADTEDVAVVEQKPKLEGRNMNMLLAPRQ, from the coding sequence ATAATAAAGCAAGTGAATGTGAATGACAAAATCAGGGCCTCCCAGGTTCGCTTGATTGGCCCGGATGGGACTCAGCTGGGGATCGTGCCACTGGCTGAGGCACTGGAGAGGGCCGCCCAAGAAAAGCTGGACCTGGTAGAAGTGGCACCCAAGGCAACCCCACCGGTTTGCAAAATAATGGACTATGGCAAGTACAAATATCAGCAGAGCAAGAAGAGCCAGGAAGCCAAGAAAAAACAGGCCACAGTCCAGGTGAAGGAAGTGAAAATCAGACCCAAGACTGAAGAGCACGACTACCAGTTCAAGCTGCGGCACATCAAGCGCTTTCTCGCCGAAAAGAACAAAGCAAAAGTGACCATCATGTTTCGCGGCCGAGAAATTGCCTTCAGTGAACTCGGCCTGAAGATGCTCGAGCGCATAATCGCCGACACCGAAGACGTGGCCGTGGTTGAACAGAAGCCCAAACTGGAGGGTCGAAACATGAATATGCTTCTGGCACCGCGACAGTAA